Proteins encoded together in one Prochlorococcus marinus str. MIT 9211 window:
- a CDS encoding glycosyltransferase family 4 protein has product MTVKALKLLLVSTPIGFLGSGQGGGVELTLISLVKGLLELGHEVVLIAPNGSELPKECEGVEIRYVSGFDQPSWQHQDYGSPVIIPANGVLPMLWEKALDVGKEDFDAILNFGYDWLPLWLTPHVEPRLFHLISMGAVSKVIKDQIMKLSKTQHSRLAFHTHVQASDYELSDTPTVVGNGFDLNQYKFQSKSDGPLGWAGRVAPEKGLEDAVAVAAHFDDTLLVWGLIEDENYARTIEESYPPGTIDWRGFLKTNEFQDQLGKCRALINTPKWNEAYGNVVVEALACGVPVVAYKRGGPGELIQSGSTGWLVAPDDLDALISATYRVNEIDRLKCRNWAIDSASSKGFAKRITSWVQKDIME; this is encoded by the coding sequence GTGACAGTTAAAGCATTAAAGCTTTTATTAGTAAGCACTCCGATTGGTTTTTTAGGTAGTGGTCAAGGGGGTGGTGTTGAATTGACTTTGATCTCTTTAGTTAAAGGTCTTTTAGAACTTGGGCATGAAGTTGTTTTAATTGCTCCAAATGGTTCAGAACTTCCAAAAGAATGCGAAGGCGTTGAAATTAGATATGTTTCAGGATTTGATCAACCAAGTTGGCAACATCAAGATTATGGTTCTCCAGTAATCATTCCAGCTAACGGAGTACTTCCAATGCTTTGGGAAAAGGCACTTGATGTTGGGAAAGAAGATTTTGATGCGATTTTGAATTTTGGCTATGACTGGTTGCCTTTATGGCTAACACCTCATGTTGAGCCAAGATTATTTCATTTGATAAGTATGGGAGCTGTTTCAAAAGTGATTAAGGATCAGATAATGAAACTATCTAAGACACAACATTCTCGACTTGCTTTTCATACTCATGTTCAGGCTTCAGATTATGAATTGAGTGATACTCCAACAGTTGTAGGCAATGGCTTTGATCTTAATCAATATAAATTCCAGTCAAAGTCTGATGGACCTTTAGGTTGGGCTGGAAGAGTTGCTCCTGAAAAAGGATTAGAAGATGCAGTGGCTGTAGCGGCTCATTTTGATGACACTTTGTTGGTATGGGGACTGATTGAAGATGAAAATTATGCCAGAACAATTGAAGAATCTTACCCGCCTGGAACAATTGATTGGAGAGGCTTCCTTAAAACAAATGAGTTTCAGGACCAACTTGGTAAGTGTAGGGCTTTAATTAATACTCCAAAATGGAATGAAGCTTATGGAAATGTTGTTGTAGAGGCTTTGGCTTGTGGTGTTCCAGTGGTTGCCTATAAACGAGGCGGCCCAGGTGAATTAATCCAATCCGGCAGTACAGGCTGGTTAGTCGCTCCTGATGATTTGGATGCCTTAATCTCTGCCACATATCGAGTAAATGAAATTGATCGACTTAAGTGTAGAAATTGGGCTATAGACTCAGCTTCTTCCAAAGGATTTGCTAAACGAATCACCTCTTGGGTCCAGAAAGATATTATGGAATAA
- a CDS encoding DMT family transporter, with amino-acid sequence MFEMLNWLLMILPFALWGTAMAAMAPLVQSGGPEIVAFLRLMPAGFAVILTLLILKRPLTIAKGDLAWFVVFTLIDGTVFQFLLARGLLETGAGLGSVFIDSQPLIVAILARSLFGDAINPVGWSGLMLGLGGIICLGVSPEFISQWLLMGDVVSEGSLFSHGQGWMLGAAIAMALGTVLIRFTCKESDPVAVTGWHMLLGSVPLLTWHIFDKSWPLWPDWSIVQWSFMGYASLFGGALAYGLFFWFANKKELTSFTTLAFLTPVFALISGGIWLGERLLFLQWIGAGLVLISVFLVSQRNRLWESLDNFQEDFKGGISK; translated from the coding sequence ATGTTTGAAATGTTGAATTGGTTATTAATGATTCTTCCCTTTGCATTATGGGGAACAGCGATGGCTGCTATGGCCCCCTTGGTTCAATCAGGTGGCCCTGAAATTGTTGCTTTTTTAAGGCTCATGCCTGCGGGCTTTGCAGTAATTTTAACCTTATTAATCTTAAAGAGACCTTTAACAATTGCCAAGGGAGACTTGGCATGGTTCGTAGTTTTTACTTTGATTGATGGAACAGTCTTTCAGTTTTTGCTTGCAAGAGGTCTACTGGAAACAGGCGCAGGCTTGGGCTCTGTATTTATTGACTCACAACCCTTAATTGTGGCAATTCTTGCTAGAAGCCTTTTTGGTGATGCAATCAACCCAGTTGGGTGGTCAGGGTTAATGCTTGGCTTGGGAGGAATCATTTGCTTAGGAGTCTCTCCAGAATTTATTAGTCAGTGGTTATTAATGGGAGATGTGGTTTCTGAAGGGAGCCTTTTTAGCCATGGTCAAGGTTGGATGCTTGGAGCAGCGATAGCTATGGCATTGGGAACTGTTTTAATTCGATTTACATGTAAAGAAAGTGATCCGGTCGCTGTAACAGGTTGGCACATGCTTCTAGGAAGTGTTCCTTTATTGACTTGGCATATTTTTGATAAAAGTTGGCCTTTGTGGCCTGATTGGTCAATTGTGCAATGGTCCTTTATGGGCTATGCAAGTCTTTTTGGAGGTGCTTTAGCTTATGGATTGTTTTTTTGGTTTGCTAATAAAAAAGAACTTACAAGTTTCACTACCCTTGCCTTCTTGACTCCTGTATTTGCTCTTATCTCAGGAGGTATTTGGCTTGGAGAAAGGCTACTTTTTTTGCAATGGATTGGGGCTGGATTGGTTCTTATTTCTGTTTTCTTAGTAAGTCAAAGGAATCGTCTATGGGAGTCTTTGGATAATTTTCAAGAGGACTTCAAAGGAGGTATATCTAAGTGA
- the sppA gene encoding signal peptide peptidase SppA: protein MIWPWRRKSKKRMARIIIDGAINGDTRKLFLKAVKQVEEREFPALLVRIDSPGGTVGDSQEIHAALLRLRESGCHVVASFGNISASGGVYVGVAAEKIVANPGTITGSIGVILRGNNLSKLLEKIGIKFETVKSGLYKDILSPDRALSKEERELLQSLIDSSYGQFVEAVAKGRGLSEEVVRGFADGRVFTGTQARELGLVDELGDENHAKLLAAKLADLDEKLQPITLGRPKKKLLGLLPGGNILRNLVEQVTMELSNSGQILWLFRP, encoded by the coding sequence ATGATCTGGCCTTGGCGTCGTAAATCCAAAAAAAGAATGGCAAGAATCATTATTGATGGAGCAATCAATGGTGATACAAGGAAGCTTTTCCTTAAAGCAGTGAAGCAAGTTGAGGAAAGAGAGTTCCCTGCTTTACTTGTGAGAATTGATAGTCCAGGAGGGACTGTCGGTGATAGTCAAGAGATTCATGCAGCTCTTCTCAGACTTAGAGAAAGCGGGTGTCATGTAGTGGCAAGCTTTGGAAACATATCTGCTTCTGGAGGAGTATATGTTGGCGTAGCTGCAGAAAAAATTGTCGCGAACCCAGGAACTATAACTGGCTCTATCGGAGTAATACTTCGTGGCAATAACCTCTCAAAGCTTCTCGAAAAAATAGGTATTAAATTTGAGACCGTCAAAAGTGGTCTTTATAAAGACATTCTTTCACCTGACAGGGCCCTCTCTAAAGAAGAGAGAGAACTACTTCAATCACTTATAGACAGTAGTTATGGCCAATTTGTAGAAGCAGTTGCGAAAGGGAGAGGTCTAAGTGAAGAAGTGGTACGTGGCTTTGCAGATGGCAGGGTATTTACAGGAACTCAAGCCAGAGAGCTTGGCCTAGTAGATGAATTAGGAGATGAGAATCATGCAAAGCTTTTGGCTGCAAAGCTTGCAGACCTTGATGAGAAGTTACAACCAATTACTCTTGGTCGTCCCAAAAAGAAGTTATTAGGATTACTTCCAGGAGGAAATATTCTCAGAAATCTTGTAGAACAAGTAACTATGGAGCTTTCAAATTCAGGTCAAATCCTTTGGCTCTTCCGACCATAA
- the aroH gene encoding chorismate mutase has product MKLQAVRGATTSLSNSPKAISEAVTELVCELVERNSLEVTQVVSITFSATKDLDACFPASIARKQPGWEKVALLDCQQMYVKGDLKNCIRILAHVWMPDEQTPQHTYLGKANMLRPDR; this is encoded by the coding sequence ATGAAACTGCAAGCTGTGAGAGGAGCCACAACAAGCTTAAGCAACTCGCCTAAAGCCATTTCGGAAGCTGTTACTGAGCTAGTTTGCGAGTTGGTTGAACGAAATAGTCTTGAGGTTACTCAAGTTGTTTCTATAACCTTCTCAGCAACTAAAGACCTAGATGCATGCTTCCCTGCTTCAATAGCAAGGAAACAGCCAGGGTGGGAAAAAGTCGCCTTACTTGATTGTCAACAAATGTATGTCAAAGGAGATCTAAAAAATTGCATTAGAATTCTTGCTCATGTATGGATGCCAGATGAACAAACGCCTCAACATACTTACTTAGGTAAAGCCAATATGCTGCGACCAGACAGATGA